In Clostridiales bacterium, the genomic stretch TGATAAGGTAAAGCCCGCGATAGAAATCTTCGAGCGTTTCGGCGTGCCTTATACCGCAAGAATACTGAGCGCGCACCGCACGCCCGACGAAGCGGGCGAGTTCGCACGCACCGCGCGGGGTAACGGCTACGGCGCGATAATCGCGGTTGCCGGCAAGGCGGCGCACCTCGGCGGAGTGCTCGCCGCGGCGACGACCCTTCCCGTAGTGGCGCTTCCCGTATCGACGTCCTTCCTCGACGGACTGGATAGCGTGTTGAGCATTCTGCCTATGCCGAGCGGCGTGCCCGTCGCGGTCATGGGCGTGAACGCGGGCGCCAACGCAGCATTGTTCTGCGTGAGAATGCTCGCGGCAAATGATGACGCACTCGCCGAAAAGTACGAAAAGTACGTTAAAGAAATGCGCGATAAAACGCTTAAAGACGATCAAGAGCTGCAATGGCAGTTAGTCAATTCTTAACCTCTTACAAAAGTCATTTTACTCTTAGGAGAATACATAATGAAAGTCGAACAAAAAGAGCAATTGTACGAAGGCAAGGCGAAAAAGGTTTTCGCTACTAGCGATCCCGATCTCGTCATCGTCGATTACAAGGACGACGCTACGGCATTCAACGGTCTTAAAAAGGGCACTATAGTCGGCAAGGGCGTTATCAATAACCGCATGAGCAACTACCTCATGGGCTTGCTCGCTAAGCATGGTATCGAAACGCATTTCGTCGAAGAACTCGACGACCGCCGCACGCTCGTCAAGCACGTGGAGATCGTTCCGCTCGAAGTCATAATGCGTAATGTAGTCGCGGGCTCGCTGTCTAAGCGTACGGGTCTTGCCGAGGGCACGATCCCGTCAATGCCCATACTCGAACTCTATTACAAATCGGACGAGCTCGGCGATCCCATGATAAACGCCGACCATGCGCTCGCGTTCGGCTGGGCGACTAAGGACGAGCTTGCCGCTATCGAGAAAATGGCGCGCAAGGTCAACGATATACTCAAAGAATTCTTTGCGGGCGTAGGCGTCGATCTCGTCGACTTCAAGATCGAGTTCGGGCGTTACAAGGGCAAGATAATTCTCGCCGACGAGATAAGCCCCGACACTTGCCGCTTCTGGGACAGCAAGACCAAAGAAAAGCTCGATAAAGACCGTTTCCGTAGAGATATGGGCGGCGTAGAAGGCGCATACCATGAAATGATGCGCCGTATCGGCTTAGGCGAATAGTACCTTAAAACGCGTGTATATTTGCACGCGTTTATTAATTAGTAATACGGAATTACCGAGGGATATAACATGGACGATAAAAAGAAGATAACCTACGCCGACGCAGGCGTAGACGTAACGCGCGGCTACGACGTTGTGAGCAAAATAAAATCTCACGCCGCATCGACCTTCAACAATAACGTTTTGCAAGGCTTGGGTAGCTTCGGCGGGTTCTACTCGCTCGACGGCGAGAACGGCGACGTGCTCGTAGCGGGCACGGACGGCGTAGGCACCAAGCTCAAATACGCGTTCCTTTCGGGGCGTAACGATACGGTCGGTATCGACTGCGTGGCTATGTGCGTCAACGACATAGTCTGTCAGGGCGCAAAGCCGCTGTTGTTCTTGGACTATGTGGCGACGGGCAGGATCAACCCCGAAGTCATTGCCGACGTAGTCAAGGGCGTAGCCGAGGGCTGTAAACAGGCGGGCTGTGCGCTCGTCGGCGGCGAGACGGCGGAAATGCCGAGTATGTACGGGGCGGGCGAGTACGACCTAGCGGGCTTCTCCGTGGGTATCGTCAAGCGCGACAAGATAATCAACGGTCAAACGATAACGCCCGGCTGTGCGCTCGTAGGTCTCGCTTCGAGCGGTCTGCATTCTAACGGCTTCTCGCTCGTAAGAAAGCTTTTGGGCGAGGACGTGGAAAAGCTCGACGCGGACAAGTCGCTCGGCAAGTCGCTTTTGGACATCATTCTCACGCCCACGCATATCTACGTTAAGAACCTCTTGACGCTGTGCGGCGAGTTCGATATTCTCGGTCTTGCGAACATAACGGGCGGCGGATTTATAGAAAACATTCCGCGCATATTCCCGAGCGGCGTGGGCTGCAAGGTCGATATAAAATCGTTCCCGCGCCCCGATATCTTCGCGCTTCTTGCCGACAAATCGC encodes the following:
- the purE gene encoding 5-(carboxyamino)imidazole ribonucleotide mutase, giving the protein MRKIGIVLGSKSDFDKVKPAIEIFERFGVPYTARILSAHRTPDEAGEFARTARGNGYGAIIAVAGKAAHLGGVLAAATTLPVVALPVSTSFLDGLDSVLSILPMPSGVPVAVMGVNAGANAALFCVRMLAANDDALAEKYEKYVKEMRDKTLKDDQELQWQLVNS
- a CDS encoding phosphoribosylaminoimidazolesuccinocarboxamide synthase → MKVEQKEQLYEGKAKKVFATSDPDLVIVDYKDDATAFNGLKKGTIVGKGVINNRMSNYLMGLLAKHGIETHFVEELDDRRTLVKHVEIVPLEVIMRNVVAGSLSKRTGLAEGTIPSMPILELYYKSDELGDPMINADHALAFGWATKDELAAIEKMARKVNDILKEFFAGVGVDLVDFKIEFGRYKGKIILADEISPDTCRFWDSKTKEKLDKDRFRRDMGGVEGAYHEMMRRIGLGE
- a CDS encoding phosphoribosylformylglycinamidine cyclo-ligase — translated: MDDKKKITYADAGVDVTRGYDVVSKIKSHAASTFNNNVLQGLGSFGGFYSLDGENGDVLVAGTDGVGTKLKYAFLSGRNDTVGIDCVAMCVNDIVCQGAKPLLFLDYVATGRINPEVIADVVKGVAEGCKQAGCALVGGETAEMPSMYGAGEYDLAGFSVGIVKRDKIINGQTITPGCALVGLASSGLHSNGFSLVRKLLGEDVEKLDADKSLGKSLLDIILTPTHIYVKNLLTLCGEFDILGLANITGGGFIENIPRIFPSGVGCKVDIKSFPRPDIFALLADKSHLSDREIYNTFNMGIGMVAAVRPDAADSFVKRANALGEKAYIIGETIAGEGVIL